A window from Aerococcus sp. Group 1 encodes these proteins:
- a CDS encoding site-specific integrase: MEHVMRPKAKNKKKYKSPSYNKAKLKSFFEIIKDEPLDTILTFRLFAYTGIRSGELLGLKWKDIDEEDQTLSVERSIGKSEKGSKVTTPKTESSIRTISLDRRTLDMLKNWRNEQRERFLKLGVNTNSSEQFIFTDIYNQHYGIDRNSRLLKQIKRKYDIPPIAIHSFRHTHCSLLFEAGVSMNDVKDRLGHASIKTTMDIYAHVTEESKDRTADKFAQFMEI, translated from the coding sequence ATGGAACATGTTATGCGGCCTAAGGCTAAAAATAAGAAAAAATATAAATCTCCCTCTTATAACAAGGCCAAGCTTAAATCGTTTTTTGAAATCATAAAAGATGAGCCACTAGACACGATACTGACCTTTAGGTTATTTGCTTATACTGGAATTAGGTCGGGAGAATTGCTAGGTTTAAAATGGAAAGATATTGACGAAGAAGATCAAACACTAAGCGTTGAACGGAGCATTGGGAAAAGTGAAAAAGGAAGCAAGGTCACCACCCCAAAAACGGAAAGCTCAATACGTACTATATCGCTTGATAGAAGAACCTTAGACATGCTAAAGAATTGGAGAAACGAACAAAGAGAAAGATTTTTAAAGCTAGGCGTTAATACTAACTCATCGGAACAATTTATCTTTACGGATATTTATAACCAGCACTACGGGATAGATAGAAACTCTCGATTGCTCAAGCAGATAAAACGCAAATACGATATACCGCCTATCGCTATACACAGTTTTAGGCATACTCATTGCTCGCTGCTTTTTGAAGCCGGAGTATCCATGAATGACGTAAAAGATCGCTTAGGTCACGCAAGCATAAAAACGACCATGGATATTTACGCTCATGTTACCGAAGAAAGCAAGGATCGGACAGCAGATAAATTCGCTCAATTTATGGAAATTTAG